Proteins found in one Microbacterium sp. LWS13-1.2 genomic segment:
- a CDS encoding DNA-directed RNA polymerase subunit beta, with amino-acid sequence MAAARNASNPTTTPKNGRGASRLSFAKISDTLTVPDLLALQTESFDWLVGNEAWKARVAQAKADGRTDVPEISGLEEIFEEISPIEDLSETMQLSFTNPYLEPEKYSIEECKERGKTYAAPLYVEAEFMNHQTGEIKTQTVFMGDFPLQTGKGTFIINGTERVVVSQLVRSPGVYFDKTPDKTSDKDIVSARVIPSRGAWLEFEIDKRDQVGVRIDRKRKQSVTVFLKALGLTSEDILAEFAGFDSIEETLSKDTILSKEDALRDIYRKLRPGEQVAAEAARALLDNFYFNPKRYDLAKVGRYKINHKLGVDKPLSDSVLTVDDIVATIKYLVRLHRGDVTFDGVRGGKPAEIRLDVDDIDNFGNRRIRAVGELIQNQVRTGLSRMERVVRERMTTQDIEAITPQTLINVRPVVAAIKEFFGTSQLSQFMDQNNPLAGLTHKRRLSALGPGGLSRERAGVEVRDVHPSHYGRMCPIETPEGPNIGLIGSLASFARINAFGFIETPYRRVVEGKVTDQIDYLTASEESDYIVAQAGVELKADGRFAQDRVLARRGNGGEVDLFHSEEIGYMDVSPRQMVSVATSLIPFLEHDDANRALMGANMQRQAVPLLRSESPVVGTGMEGFAAIDAGDVVTADKAGVVVEVSADVVTVQLDEGGTQDYFLRKFDRSNQGTSYNQRVVVSAGERVEAGEVIADGPATENGELALGKNLLVAFMTWEGHNFEDAIILSQDLVKDDTLSSIHIEEYEVDARDTKLGKEEITRDLPNVSPDLLKDLDERGIIRIGAEVRPGDILVGKVTPKGETELSAEERLLRAIFNEKSREVRDTSLKVPHGEQGTIIAVKEFNAEDGDDELGSGVNRRVVVYIAQKRKITEGDKLAGRHGNKGVIAKILPVEDMPFLADGTPVQVILNPLGIPGRMNFGQVLELHLGWIAKQGWKVEGIPEWAAQLPEQAFEAPAGTKVATPVFDGAFEAEIAGLLDSTTPNRDGERLIDSSGKTQLFDGRSGEPFPAPISVGYMYILKLHHLVDDKIHARSTGPYSMITQQPLGGKAQFGGQRFGEMEVWALEAYGAAYALQELLTIKSDDILGRVKVYEAIVKGENIQEPGIPESFKVLMKEMQSLCLNVEVLSADGTAVNLRDTDDDAFRAAEELGINISSRFESSSIDEI; translated from the coding sequence TTGGCTGCTGCGCGCAACGCATCCAACCCCACCACCACCCCTAAGAACGGACGCGGAGCATCCCGCCTCTCGTTCGCCAAGATCTCCGACACGCTGACGGTCCCCGACCTTCTCGCGCTGCAGACCGAGTCGTTCGACTGGCTCGTGGGCAACGAGGCCTGGAAGGCCCGCGTCGCCCAGGCGAAGGCCGACGGTCGCACCGACGTGCCCGAGATCAGCGGTCTCGAGGAGATCTTCGAGGAGATCTCGCCGATCGAAGACCTGAGCGAGACCATGCAGCTCTCGTTCACCAACCCGTACCTCGAGCCCGAGAAGTACTCCATCGAGGAGTGCAAGGAGCGCGGCAAGACGTACGCGGCCCCGCTCTACGTCGAGGCCGAGTTCATGAACCACCAGACCGGTGAGATCAAGACCCAGACGGTCTTCATGGGCGACTTCCCGCTCCAGACCGGCAAGGGCACGTTCATCATCAACGGCACCGAGCGCGTCGTCGTGTCGCAGCTCGTCCGTTCGCCCGGCGTCTACTTCGACAAGACCCCCGACAAGACGAGCGACAAGGACATCGTGTCGGCGCGCGTCATCCCGTCGCGGGGTGCCTGGCTCGAGTTCGAGATCGACAAGCGCGACCAGGTCGGCGTCCGCATCGACCGCAAGCGCAAGCAGTCGGTCACCGTCTTCCTGAAGGCGCTCGGCCTGACCAGCGAGGACATCCTCGCCGAGTTCGCCGGCTTCGACTCGATCGAGGAGACGCTGTCGAAGGACACGATCCTCTCCAAGGAGGACGCCCTCCGCGACATCTACCGCAAGCTCCGTCCGGGCGAGCAGGTCGCCGCCGAGGCCGCCCGCGCGCTCCTGGACAACTTCTACTTCAACCCGAAGCGCTACGACCTCGCCAAGGTCGGCCGGTACAAGATCAACCACAAGCTCGGTGTCGACAAGCCGCTCAGCGACTCGGTGCTGACGGTCGACGACATCGTCGCCACGATCAAGTACCTGGTCCGCCTGCACCGGGGCGACGTCACGTTCGACGGCGTGCGCGGCGGCAAGCCGGCCGAGATCCGCCTGGACGTCGACGACATCGACAACTTCGGCAACCGTCGCATCCGCGCGGTCGGCGAGCTCATCCAGAACCAGGTCCGCACCGGTCTGTCGCGCATGGAGCGCGTCGTCCGCGAGCGCATGACCACGCAGGACATCGAGGCGATCACGCCGCAGACCCTGATCAACGTCCGCCCCGTCGTGGCCGCGATCAAGGAGTTCTTCGGAACGTCGCAGCTGTCGCAGTTCATGGACCAGAACAACCCGCTCGCGGGTCTGACGCACAAGCGCCGCCTCTCGGCCCTCGGCCCCGGCGGTCTGTCGCGTGAGCGCGCAGGCGTGGAGGTTCGCGACGTCCACCCGTCGCACTACGGCCGCATGTGCCCCATCGAGACGCCGGAAGGCCCGAACATCGGCCTGATCGGCTCGCTCGCCTCGTTCGCGCGCATCAACGCGTTCGGCTTCATCGAGACGCCGTACCGCCGCGTGGTCGAGGGCAAGGTCACCGACCAGATCGACTATCTGACCGCCTCCGAGGAGAGCGACTACATCGTCGCGCAGGCCGGTGTCGAGCTGAAGGCCGACGGCCGCTTCGCGCAGGACCGCGTCCTCGCCCGTCGCGGCAACGGCGGCGAGGTCGACCTCTTCCACTCGGAGGAGATCGGCTACATGGACGTCTCGCCGCGCCAGATGGTGTCGGTCGCGACCTCGCTCATCCCGTTCCTCGAGCACGACGACGCGAACCGCGCCCTCATGGGTGCGAACATGCAGCGTCAGGCCGTGCCGCTGCTGCGCTCCGAGTCGCCGGTGGTCGGCACGGGCATGGAGGGCTTCGCCGCGATCGACGCCGGTGACGTCGTCACCGCCGACAAGGCCGGTGTCGTCGTCGAGGTCTCGGCGGACGTCGTGACGGTGCAGCTCGACGAGGGCGGCACCCAGGACTACTTCCTGCGCAAGTTCGACCGCTCCAACCAGGGCACGAGCTACAACCAGCGCGTCGTGGTCTCGGCCGGCGAGCGCGTCGAGGCCGGCGAGGTCATCGCCGACGGTCCCGCGACCGAGAACGGCGAGCTCGCCCTCGGCAAGAACCTCCTCGTGGCGTTCATGACGTGGGAGGGTCACAACTTCGAGGACGCGATCATCCTCAGCCAGGACCTGGTGAAGGACGACACCCTCTCCTCGATCCACATCGAGGAGTACGAGGTCGACGCCCGCGACACGAAGCTCGGCAAGGAGGAGATCACCCGTGATCTCCCCAACGTCAGCCCCGACCTGCTGAAGGACCTCGACGAGCGCGGCATCATCCGCATCGGCGCCGAGGTTCGCCCCGGCGACATCCTCGTCGGCAAGGTCACGCCGAAGGGCGAGACCGAGCTGTCGGCCGAGGAGCGCCTGCTTCGCGCGATCTTCAACGAGAAGAGCCGCGAGGTCCGCGACACGTCGCTGAAGGTGCCCCACGGTGAGCAGGGCACGATCATCGCGGTCAAGGAGTTCAACGCCGAGGACGGCGACGACGAGCTCGGCTCGGGCGTCAACCGCCGCGTCGTGGTCTACATCGCCCAGAAGCGCAAGATCACCGAGGGCGACAAGCTCGCCGGTCGTCACGGCAACAAGGGCGTCATCGCGAAGATCCTGCCCGTCGAGGACATGCCGTTCCTCGCGGACGGCACGCCGGTCCAGGTCATCCTGAACCCGCTCGGCATCCCCGGTCGAATGAACTTCGGCCAGGTCCTCGAGCTGCACCTCGGCTGGATCGCCAAGCAGGGCTGGAAGGTCGAGGGCATCCCGGAGTGGGCCGCCCAGCTGCCGGAGCAGGCCTTCGAGGCGCCGGCCGGCACGAAGGTCGCCACGCCGGTGTTCGACGGTGCGTTCGAGGCCGAGATCGCGGGTCTGCTCGACTCGACGACCCCGAACCGCGACGGCGAGCGCCTGATCGACTCCTCGGGCAAGACGCAGCTGTTCGACGGCCGCTCCGGCGAGCCGTTCCCGGCTCCGATCTCGGTCGGCTACATGTACATCCTGAAGCTGCACCACCTCGTGGACGACAAGATCCACGCGCGCTCGACGGGCCCGTACTCGATGATCACCCAGCAGCCGCTCGGTGGTAAGGCGCAGTTCGGCGGTCAGCGCTTCGGTGAGATGGAGGTGTGGGCCCTCGAGGCCTACGGCGCGGCGTACGCGCTCCAGGAGCTCCTCACGATCAAGTCCGACGACATCCTCGGCCGCGTCAAGGTGTACGAGGCGATCGTCAAGGGCGAGAACATCCAGGAGCCCGGCATCCCCGAGTCGTTCAAGGTGCTCATGAAGGAGATGCAGTCGCTCTGCCTGAACGTCGAGGTCCTCTCGGCCGACGGCACGGCGGTCAACCTCCGCGACACCGACGACGACGCCTTCCGTGCCGCGGAGGAGCTCGGCATCAACATCTCCAGCCGCTTCGAGTCGTCGTCGATCGACGAGATCTAA
- the rpoC gene encoding DNA-directed RNA polymerase subunit beta', with protein MLESTTFDQLRIGLATADDIRRWSYGEVKKPETINYRTLKPEKDGLFGEQIFGPSRDWECACGKYKRVRFKGIVCERCGVEVTKSSVRRERMGHIELAAPVTHIWYFKGVPSRLGYLLDMAPKDLEKVIYFAAYMVISVDEEARHRDLSTQENNIRLELKTLADRRDARVAARLQKLEEELAALEEEGAKADQKKKVKDAAEKEMAGIRKGTDDQITRLEKVWEDFRTLEVGQLKGEDEIFHELQDRFGQYFEAHMGAESIKRRLEAFDLKAESENLHLQISEGKGQRKIRAIKRLKVVNSFLQTGMSPASMVLDVVPVIPPELRPMVQLDGGRFATSDLNDLYRRVINRNNRLRRLIDLGAPEIIVNNEKRMLQEAVDALFDNGRRGRPVTGTGNRALKSLSDMLKGKQGRFRQNLLGKRVDYSGRSVIIVGPQLKLHQCGLPKQMALELFKPFVIKRLIDLGHSQNIKAAKRAVERTRPEVWDVLEEIIRERPVLLNRAPTLHRLGIQAFEPQLVEGKAIQLHPLVCAAFNADFDGDQMAVHLPLSVEAQAEARILMLASNNILKPSDGRPVTLPSQDMIIGLHHLTTVKEGASGEGRVFGSVGEAILAKDEGTLDLQAKVRIRVPGLTFLEGEAPEGYERHGLVDASLGQAIFNDTLPKGYPFVREQADKGKLSQIVNKLAEEYPKVEVAASLDRIKDAGFYWATRSGVTVALSDILTPPNKGEIVAGYEKQAAKVQAQFEKGLTTDAERRQELIKIWTEATDEVQKAMRDNFPADNTINRMVSSGARGNWLQIRNIAGMRGLVNNPKGEIIPRPIISSYREGLSVAEYFIATHGARKGLADTALRTADSGYLTRRLVDVSQDVIIREEDCGTTKGLEFTIAAPGADGALVRDANVENSVFARTLAADAVDPKGEVVASAGEDVGDVLIDKLVGAGVESIKVRSVLTCDSAVGVCAKCYGRSLATGKIVDIGEAVGIIAAQSIGEPGTQLTMRTFHTGGSASADDITQGLPRVQELFEARTPKGASPIAEADGRITIDETEKSKKVILTPDNGDEPHVYPVLKRATLLVEDGQRVTVGQPLQVGTLDPKEVMRVQGAREVQKYLVNGVQGVYRSQGVPIHDKHIEVIVRQMLRKVTVVDHGDTTLLPGELVDFKKYQNINRETVAEGKRPASGRPELMGITKASLATESWLSAASFQETTRVLTQAAMEGKSDPLVGLKENVIIGKLIPAGTGLAKYRDVTVEATEEAKSERYPNRIFASDGAYTDADLSYVDFDSFSTDGFTTDYN; from the coding sequence GTGCTCGAATCAACCACTTTCGATCAGCTTCGCATCGGCCTGGCCACCGCTGACGACATCCGTCGTTGGTCCTACGGCGAGGTCAAGAAGCCCGAGACCATCAACTACCGCACCCTCAAGCCCGAGAAGGACGGTCTGTTCGGCGAGCAGATCTTCGGACCCTCGCGCGACTGGGAGTGCGCGTGCGGCAAGTACAAGCGCGTCCGCTTCAAGGGCATCGTCTGCGAGCGCTGCGGCGTCGAGGTCACCAAGTCCTCGGTGCGCCGTGAGCGCATGGGCCACATCGAGCTCGCCGCGCCCGTCACGCACATCTGGTACTTCAAGGGCGTCCCGTCGCGCCTCGGGTACCTGCTGGACATGGCGCCGAAGGACCTCGAGAAGGTCATCTACTTCGCCGCGTACATGGTGATCTCGGTCGACGAGGAGGCGCGCCATCGCGACCTCTCGACGCAGGAGAACAACATCCGCCTCGAGCTGAAGACGCTCGCGGACCGCCGCGACGCGCGTGTCGCCGCTCGCCTCCAGAAGCTGGAGGAGGAGCTCGCCGCGCTCGAGGAGGAGGGGGCCAAGGCCGACCAGAAGAAGAAGGTCAAGGACGCCGCCGAGAAGGAGATGGCCGGCATCCGCAAGGGTACCGACGACCAGATCACGCGCCTCGAGAAGGTGTGGGAGGACTTCCGCACGCTCGAGGTCGGCCAGCTCAAGGGCGAAGACGAGATCTTCCACGAGCTGCAGGACCGCTTCGGTCAGTACTTCGAGGCCCACATGGGCGCCGAGTCGATCAAGCGCCGCCTGGAGGCGTTCGACCTGAAGGCCGAGTCCGAGAACCTGCACCTGCAGATCTCGGAGGGCAAGGGCCAGCGCAAGATCCGTGCGATCAAGCGCCTCAAGGTCGTCAACTCGTTCCTGCAGACCGGCATGAGCCCGGCCTCGATGGTGCTCGACGTCGTCCCGGTGATCCCGCCGGAGCTGCGCCCGATGGTGCAGCTGGACGGTGGCCGCTTCGCGACCTCCGACCTGAACGACCTCTACCGTCGCGTGATCAACCGCAACAACCGCCTCCGTCGCCTGATCGACCTCGGAGCCCCCGAGATCATCGTCAACAACGAGAAGCGGATGCTGCAGGAGGCCGTCGACGCGCTGTTCGACAACGGTCGCCGTGGTCGCCCCGTCACGGGCACGGGCAACCGTGCGCTCAAGTCGCTGTCCGACATGCTCAAGGGCAAGCAGGGCCGGTTCCGTCAGAACCTGCTCGGCAAGCGCGTGGACTACTCGGGCCGTTCGGTCATCATCGTCGGCCCGCAGCTCAAGCTCCACCAGTGCGGTCTGCCCAAGCAGATGGCCCTCGAGCTGTTCAAGCCGTTCGTGATCAAGCGCCTGATCGACCTCGGTCACTCGCAGAACATCAAGGCGGCCAAGCGCGCCGTCGAGCGCACGCGCCCCGAGGTCTGGGACGTGCTCGAGGAGATCATCCGCGAGCGCCCCGTGCTCCTCAACCGTGCGCCGACGCTGCACCGTCTCGGCATCCAGGCCTTCGAGCCTCAGCTCGTCGAGGGCAAGGCCATCCAGCTGCACCCGCTCGTCTGCGCCGCGTTCAACGCGGACTTCGACGGCGACCAGATGGCCGTGCACCTGCCGCTGTCGGTCGAGGCCCAGGCCGAGGCCCGCATCCTGATGCTGGCGTCGAACAACATCCTGAAGCCGTCGGACGGCCGCCCGGTCACCCTGCCCTCGCAGGACATGATCATCGGCCTGCACCACCTGACCACGGTCAAGGAGGGCGCGAGCGGCGAGGGTCGCGTGTTCGGCTCGGTCGGCGAGGCGATCCTGGCGAAGGACGAGGGCACCCTCGACCTGCAGGCCAAGGTGCGCATCCGCGTTCCCGGGCTGACGTTCCTCGAGGGCGAAGCCCCCGAGGGCTACGAGCGCCACGGTCTCGTGGACGCGTCGCTCGGTCAGGCGATCTTCAACGACACGCTCCCCAAGGGCTACCCGTTCGTTCGCGAGCAGGCCGACAAGGGCAAGCTGTCGCAGATCGTCAACAAGCTCGCCGAGGAGTACCCGAAGGTGGAGGTCGCGGCTTCGCTCGACCGCATCAAGGACGCCGGCTTCTACTGGGCCACCCGTTCGGGTGTCACGGTGGCGCTGAGCGACATCCTCACGCCCCCGAACAAGGGCGAGATCGTCGCGGGCTACGAGAAGCAGGCCGCGAAGGTCCAGGCGCAGTTCGAGAAGGGTCTCACCACCGACGCCGAGCGTCGTCAGGAGCTCATCAAGATCTGGACCGAGGCGACCGACGAGGTCCAGAAGGCGATGCGGGACAACTTCCCGGCCGACAACACCATCAACCGGATGGTCTCGTCGGGTGCTCGCGGTAACTGGCTGCAGATCCGCAACATCGCGGGTATGCGAGGCCTGGTGAACAACCCCAAGGGTGAGATCATCCCGCGTCCGATCATCTCCTCGTACCGCGAGGGTCTGTCGGTGGCGGAGTACTTCATCGCGACGCACGGTGCCCGTAAGGGTCTGGCCGACACGGCCCTCCGTACGGCCGACTCGGGCTACCTGACCCGTCGTCTGGTGGACGTCTCGCAGGATGTCATCATCCGCGAGGAGGACTGCGGCACGACCAAGGGCCTCGAGTTCACCATCGCCGCCCCCGGCGCCGACGGTGCGCTGGTGCGCGACGCGAACGTCGAGAACTCGGTGTTCGCCCGCACGCTCGCGGCCGACGCCGTCGACCCGAAGGGCGAGGTCGTCGCCTCCGCCGGTGAGGACGTCGGCGACGTGCTCATCGACAAGCTCGTCGGTGCGGGTGTCGAGTCGATCAAGGTCCGCTCGGTCCTCACCTGCGACTCGGCGGTCGGCGTCTGCGCGAAGTGCTACGGCCGTTCGCTCGCGACCGGCAAGATCGTCGACATCGGCGAAGCCGTCGGCATCATCGCGGCCCAGTCGATCGGTGAGCCCGGCACGCAGCTGACGATGCGTACCTTCCACACCGGTGGTTCCGCGTCGGCCGACGACATCACGCAGGGTCTGCCCCGCGTGCAGGAGCTGTTCGAGGCCCGCACCCCGAAGGGCGCGTCGCCGATCGCCGAGGCCGATGGCCGCATCACGATCGACGAGACCGAGAAGTCGAAGAAGGTCATCCTCACGCCCGACAACGGCGACGAGCCGCACGTCTACCCGGTCCTGAAGCGCGCGACGCTCCTGGTCGAGGACGGGCAGCGCGTCACGGTCGGTCAGCCTCTCCAGGTCGGCACGCTCGACCCCAAGGAGGTCATGCGCGTGCAGGGTGCCCGCGAGGTGCAGAAGTACCTCGTCAACGGCGTCCAGGGCGTGTACCGCTCGCAGGGTGTGCCGATCCACGACAAGCACATCGAGGTCATCGTCCGTCAGATGCTGCGGAAGGTCACCGTGGTCGACCACGGCGACACGACGCTGCTGCCGGGTGAGCTGGTCGACTTCAAGAAGTACCAGAACATCAACCGCGAGACCGTGGCCGAGGGCAAGCGCCCCGCGTCGGGTCGTCCCGAGCTGATGGGTATCACGAAGGCGTCGCTCGCGACCGAGTCGTGGCTGTCGGCCGCGTCGTTCCAGGAGACCACCCGCGTCCTGACGCAGGCGGCCATGGAGGGCAAGAGCGACCCGCTCGTCGGCCTCAAGGAGAACGTCATCATCGGAAAGCTCATCCCCGCCGGAACCGGCCTCGCGAAGTACCGCGATGTCACGGTCGAGGCGACGGAGGAGGCCAAGAGCGAGCGGTACCCCAACCGCATCTTCGCCTCGGACGGCGCGTACACCGACGCCGACCTGAGCTACGTCGACTTCGACAGCTTCTCCACGGACGGTTTCACCACCGACTACAACTGA
- a CDS encoding DUF3618 domain-containing protein, with product MSNPDQIRADIEVTRDELGRDVDALADKVSPPKIMERQKTRARQVMTDVKGRVMGVADDLGDSASSTGHTAGQAVGTAGDAVRDLPNKARQTTQGAPLVVGLLAAGVGFLVASLIPTTDAETRWSTALRDKAQPLVDKAVNTAKDAAHEVAEGLKGPAQDAAQQVKDSAVASAETVKEEAQSTAERVKENVTENVSPSSGDGAAATTGSESMGQTGTSTSSDPLGSAESDDSPGWHRLG from the coding sequence ATGAGCAACCCAGACCAGATCCGCGCCGACATCGAGGTGACGCGCGACGAGCTCGGACGCGACGTGGACGCGCTCGCCGACAAGGTGTCGCCGCCGAAGATCATGGAGCGTCAGAAGACGAGGGCGCGGCAGGTCATGACCGACGTGAAGGGACGTGTCATGGGCGTCGCCGACGACCTCGGCGACTCGGCATCCTCCACCGGCCACACCGCCGGGCAGGCCGTCGGCACCGCCGGCGACGCTGTGCGCGACCTCCCGAACAAGGCCAGGCAGACGACCCAGGGCGCACCGCTCGTGGTCGGCCTCCTGGCGGCGGGAGTCGGATTCCTCGTCGCGAGCCTGATCCCCACGACCGACGCGGAGACGCGGTGGAGCACAGCGCTGCGCGACAAGGCCCAGCCGCTCGTCGACAAGGCGGTGAATACGGCGAAGGATGCCGCGCACGAGGTGGCCGAGGGACTGAAGGGCCCGGCGCAGGATGCCGCTCAGCAGGTCAAGGACTCCGCCGTCGCGTCTGCCGAGACCGTGAAGGAGGAGGCGCAGAGCACCGCTGAACGCGTGAAGGAGAACGTCACCGAGAACGTGTCGCCCTCCAGCGGCGACGGGGCCGCGGCAACGACCGGCTCCGAGAGCATGGGCCAGACCGGCACGTCGACGTCGTCCGACCCCCTCGGCTCGGCCGAGAGCGACGACTCCCCCGGCTGGCACCGCCTCGGCTGA